One window of the Kallotenue papyrolyticum genome contains the following:
- a CDS encoding L-aspartate oxidase, with protein sequence MLEQLRTPALVIGCGIAGGTAALRLADAGLPVVVISAAADAHATNTWHAQGGIVYRGRDDQAAWLEEDILLAGAGANRRAAVRLLARAGPRLVEQVLLERLGVAFDREADGALALTLEGGHRCPRIIHVADATGQALQRALIDALRAHPRVTLLSGQVATALLTTPDRRACAGALCWDVAAQSWRLIVAGATVLATGGLAAIYRRSSNPPAAVGAGVALAAAVGARLADLEYVQFHPTALALPDAPAYLISEAVRGAGARLLNDMGEPFMARYAPQWRDLAPRDVVARAIVSEMAARDLPHVWLDLAGALPAEQIRRRFPTITAQCAGYGLDITRAPLPVAPAAHYTCGGVAVDTWGRTSLPGLYAVGETACSGLHGANRLASTSLLEGVVWGARAAQHILHTRAAPPPCAPPAVPQGADPPQPEVYAELRARIGAIMERGVGLVRQASGLRAALDHLRSLRHQVLLLYHTQQPNTELLRLRAAAESAVAVAQAALRNRRSRGCHYRSDAPAADEQDRWMRINL encoded by the coding sequence ATGCTGGAGCAGCTGCGCACACCCGCGCTGGTGATCGGCTGCGGCATCGCCGGCGGCACAGCCGCGCTGCGCCTGGCCGACGCCGGGCTGCCCGTGGTGGTGATCAGCGCGGCGGCCGATGCCCACGCCACCAATACCTGGCATGCCCAAGGCGGGATCGTGTACCGTGGCCGCGACGATCAGGCCGCATGGTTGGAGGAGGATATCCTGCTGGCGGGCGCGGGCGCGAACCGGCGCGCAGCGGTGCGGCTGCTAGCGCGGGCGGGACCGCGTCTGGTGGAGCAGGTGCTGCTTGAGCGCCTGGGCGTGGCCTTCGACCGTGAGGCCGATGGCGCGCTGGCGCTCACCCTGGAGGGCGGGCATCGCTGCCCGCGCATCATCCATGTGGCCGACGCCACCGGCCAGGCGCTGCAACGCGCGCTGATCGACGCGCTACGCGCTCACCCGCGCGTCACGCTGCTGAGCGGGCAGGTCGCCACCGCCCTGCTCACCACGCCCGACCGACGCGCCTGTGCCGGGGCCCTGTGCTGGGATGTGGCAGCCCAAAGCTGGCGGCTGATCGTCGCCGGCGCGACGGTGCTGGCAACCGGCGGTCTGGCGGCGATCTACCGACGCAGCAGCAATCCGCCCGCGGCAGTCGGCGCCGGCGTGGCGCTGGCGGCAGCCGTCGGAGCGCGCCTGGCCGACCTGGAGTATGTCCAGTTCCACCCCACCGCGCTGGCGCTGCCGGACGCGCCGGCGTATCTGATCTCGGAAGCGGTGCGTGGCGCCGGCGCGCGGCTGCTCAACGACATGGGCGAGCCCTTTATGGCGCGCTACGCGCCGCAGTGGCGCGACCTGGCCCCGCGTGACGTGGTGGCCCGCGCGATCGTCAGCGAGATGGCCGCGCGCGATCTGCCGCATGTCTGGCTCGATCTAGCCGGCGCGCTCCCGGCGGAGCAGATCCGCCGGCGCTTTCCCACGATCACGGCGCAGTGCGCCGGCTACGGCCTGGACATCACCCGCGCGCCGCTGCCGGTCGCACCCGCGGCGCACTACACCTGCGGCGGCGTCGCCGTGGATACGTGGGGCCGCACCAGCCTGCCGGGGCTCTACGCCGTGGGCGAGACGGCCTGCAGCGGCCTGCATGGCGCCAACCGGCTGGCCAGCACCTCGCTGCTGGAAGGGGTAGTCTGGGGCGCGCGCGCCGCGCAACATATTCTGCACACCCGCGCCGCGCCGCCGCCCTGCGCGCCGCCTGCCGTACCCCAGGGCGCGGACCCGCCCCAGCCGGAGGTCTACGCCGAACTGCGCGCGCGCATCGGCGCCATCATGGAACGCGGCGTCGGGCTCGTCCGGCAGGCCAGCGGGCTACGCGCCGCACTGGATCACCTCCGTAGCTTGCGGCACCAGGTGCTGCTCCTGTATCATACCCAGCAACCCAACACCGAGTTGTTGCGCCTGCGCGCCGCGGCGGAGAGCGCCGTGGCGGTCGCACAGGCCGCGTTGCGCAACCGGCGCAGCCGTGGCTGCCACTACCGCAGCGACGCGCCGGCCGCAGATGAGCAGGACCGATGGATGCGTATCAATCTCTAA
- the nadC gene encoding carboxylating nicotinate-nucleotide diphosphorylase → MHTPIDQFADATAELDALLRRALAEDRYAEDVTTLCTVPATAQVVATLWAKAPGVIAGLAVAERLVALLDPQLRWQPLVADGATIEAGMPLARIVGPGRAVLSGERTLLNLLQYMSGIATLTRQYVAAVAGTRAIILDTRKTAPGLRLLSKWAVRLGGGQNHRQHLAEMVLIKENHIAAAGGLAAAVARVRAGDPLGRAIEVEVCSLDELRIALELAVDRILLDNMSLDELRAAVALAAGRVPLEASGNITLANVAAVAATGVDYISVGALTHSAPALDLSLLLEAL, encoded by the coding sequence ATGCACACGCCAATCGACCAGTTCGCCGACGCAACGGCAGAGCTCGATGCGCTCCTCCGCCGCGCGCTGGCCGAGGACCGCTACGCCGAGGATGTTACCACGCTCTGTACCGTGCCGGCCACGGCGCAGGTAGTGGCCACGCTGTGGGCCAAAGCTCCAGGCGTGATCGCCGGGCTGGCCGTGGCCGAGCGGCTGGTGGCGCTGCTCGATCCACAGCTGCGCTGGCAGCCGCTGGTGGCCGACGGTGCCACGATCGAGGCCGGTATGCCGCTGGCACGCATCGTGGGGCCGGGTCGCGCCGTGCTCAGCGGCGAGCGCACGCTGCTCAACCTGCTGCAGTATATGTCGGGCATTGCCACACTGACGCGGCAGTACGTCGCAGCAGTGGCCGGCACGCGGGCGATCATCCTCGACACGCGCAAGACAGCGCCCGGCCTGCGCCTGCTGAGCAAGTGGGCCGTGCGCCTGGGCGGCGGGCAGAACCATCGCCAGCACCTGGCCGAGATGGTCTTGATCAAGGAGAACCACATCGCCGCTGCCGGCGGGCTGGCGGCAGCGGTGGCGCGCGTGCGCGCGGGCGATCCCCTGGGCCGCGCGATCGAGGTCGAGGTGTGCAGCCTGGACGAGCTGCGCATCGCGCTGGAGCTGGCGGTTGATCGCATCCTGCTCGACAACATGTCGCTCGACGAGCTGCGCGCAGCGGTGGCACTCGCTGCCGGACGCGTGCCGCTGGAAGCATCGGGGAACATCACGCTGGCCAATGTCGCCGCCGTGGCCGCCACCGGTGTGGACTACATCTCGGTCGGCGCGCTGACGCATTCCGCGCCGGCGCTCGATCTGAGCCTACTGCTGGAAGCGCTTTAG
- the nadA gene encoding quinolinate synthase NadA, whose product MAVLSAVTSRSVAAIYEQLQARLGWFAPAAELWYQAELAAQILELKAARNAVILGHNYMEPALFHTVPDYVGDSLELSRRAAATTCELIVFCGVRFMAETAHILNPDKTVLIPALPAGCSLAESITAEDVRQLRARYPGVPVVAYINTYAEVKAEADICCTSGNAVAVVEALRSDTVIFVPDEYLARNVAQETGRHIIVPTRRPRPHDTTVDYQMIGWHGRCEVHERFSVADIHQARQALPDVVVLAHPECAPEVVAAADFAGSTSAMLRFIERHPTGRFLLLTECAMGDNIAAAYPDRELVRMCSIRCRHMNQIRLADTLLALQRTQYVVEVAEPVRSRARQAIERMLAIG is encoded by the coding sequence ATGGCTGTATTATCCGCTGTCACGTCCCGCAGCGTCGCCGCGATCTACGAACAGCTCCAGGCGCGGCTGGGCTGGTTCGCGCCCGCCGCCGAACTGTGGTATCAGGCCGAACTGGCCGCGCAAATCCTGGAGCTCAAGGCCGCGCGCAACGCCGTGATCCTGGGCCACAACTACATGGAGCCGGCCCTGTTCCACACCGTGCCCGACTATGTCGGCGATTCGCTGGAGCTGAGCCGCCGCGCCGCCGCCACCACCTGCGAGCTGATCGTCTTCTGCGGCGTGCGCTTCATGGCCGAAACGGCCCACATCCTCAATCCCGACAAAACCGTGCTGATCCCGGCGCTGCCGGCGGGGTGCTCGCTGGCCGAGAGCATCACCGCCGAGGATGTGCGCCAGTTGCGCGCGCGCTATCCGGGCGTGCCGGTGGTGGCGTACATCAACACCTACGCTGAGGTCAAAGCCGAAGCCGATATCTGCTGCACCTCGGGCAATGCCGTGGCGGTGGTTGAAGCGCTGCGCAGCGACACGGTGATCTTCGTGCCCGACGAATACCTGGCGCGCAACGTGGCGCAGGAGACCGGACGGCATATCATCGTGCCCACGCGCCGGCCACGGCCCCACGACACCACCGTCGATTACCAGATGATCGGGTGGCACGGGCGCTGCGAGGTGCACGAGCGCTTCAGCGTGGCCGACATCCACCAGGCGCGTCAGGCGCTTCCGGATGTGGTGGTGCTGGCCCATCCGGAGTGCGCGCCCGAGGTCGTCGCCGCCGCCGACTTCGCCGGCAGCACCAGCGCGATGCTGCGCTTCATCGAACGCCACCCGACGGGACGCTTTCTGCTGCTGACCGAGTGCGCCATGGGCGATAACATCGCTGCGGCCTATCCCGACCGCGAGCTGGTGCGCATGTGCTCGATCCGCTGTCGCCACATGAACCAGATTCGGCTGGCCGATACGCTGCTGGCGCTGCAGCGCACGCAGTACGTTGTGGAGGTCGCCGAACCGGTGCGTTCGCGCGCGCGGCAGGCGATCGAGCGCATGCTGGCGATCGGCTGA
- a CDS encoding transcription repressor NadR yields MDAYQSLSAASATAERRQALSELLSTASDPLTGSELAARFGVSRQVIVQDIAVLRASGLPIQASPRGYWLAQPGPALERMVVAVRHTPEQTEDELLALVDAGVEVEDVIVAHPLYGELRGALHLASRADVAQFMAQLRASQAHLLSELTDGLHLHTLAARRRSALERAREVLRAKGYLVE; encoded by the coding sequence ATGGATGCGTATCAATCTCTAAGCGCCGCCAGCGCCACCGCTGAACGTCGCCAGGCGCTGAGCGAGCTGCTGAGCACGGCGTCCGACCCGCTCACCGGCAGCGAGCTGGCGGCGCGGTTTGGCGTCAGTCGCCAGGTGATCGTGCAGGATATCGCCGTGCTGCGCGCCAGCGGGCTGCCGATCCAGGCCAGTCCGCGCGGCTACTGGCTGGCGCAGCCTGGACCAGCACTCGAACGCATGGTCGTAGCCGTGCGCCATACGCCCGAACAGACCGAGGACGAGCTGCTGGCGCTGGTGGATGCCGGCGTCGAGGTCGAAGACGTGATCGTGGCCCATCCGCTCTACGGCGAGCTGCGCGGCGCGCTGCACCTTGCCTCGCGCGCCGATGTGGCGCAGTTCATGGCCCAGCTGCGCGCGAGCCAAGCCCATCTGCTCAGCGAACTGACCGACGGGCTGCACCTGCATACGCTGGCCGCGCGGCGGCGCAGCGCCCTGGAGCGCGCCCGCGAGGTGCTGCGCGCCAAGGGCTACCTGGTAGAATAG
- a CDS encoding LamB/YcsF family protein, whose product MKIDLNCDCGESFGAWRMGDDAALLPHVTSANIACGGHAGDPGTMRRTIWIAREHGVSVGAHPGYPDLQGFGRRVLPLTPDEISDTVLAQIGALHAIARSEGVRLTHVKPHGALYNQAAVTPAIAEAIAHAVAAFNDELILVGLAGSALIEAGRRAGLRVAREAFADRRYAADGTLRARHFPDAVIHDDEAALAQALSIVMQQTVETGHGTRITVEADTICLHGDTPGAAARAALLRRGLEAAGIEVVPLTRLLG is encoded by the coding sequence GTGAAGATCGATCTGAACTGCGACTGCGGCGAAAGCTTTGGCGCGTGGCGCATGGGCGATGACGCGGCGCTGTTGCCGCATGTGACCTCGGCCAACATCGCCTGTGGCGGTCACGCCGGCGATCCCGGCACGATGCGCCGCACGATCTGGATTGCGCGCGAGCATGGCGTGAGCGTGGGCGCGCATCCTGGCTATCCCGATCTGCAGGGCTTTGGCCGGCGGGTGCTACCGCTGACGCCGGATGAAATCTCCGACACGGTGCTGGCGCAGATCGGCGCCTTGCACGCGATTGCCCGCTCCGAGGGCGTGCGCCTGACGCATGTCAAACCGCACGGCGCGCTCTACAACCAGGCCGCGGTCACGCCGGCGATTGCCGAGGCTATCGCCCACGCCGTTGCCGCGTTCAACGACGAACTGATCCTGGTGGGCTTGGCCGGCTCGGCGCTGATCGAGGCCGGACGCCGAGCCGGGCTGCGTGTTGCGCGCGAGGCGTTTGCCGACCGGCGCTATGCAGCCGATGGGACCTTGCGCGCGCGTCACTTTCCCGACGCGGTGATCCACGACGACGAAGCTGCGCTGGCCCAGGCGCTCAGCATCGTCATGCAGCAGACGGTTGAAACCGGCCATGGCACGCGCATCACCGTCGAGGCTGATACCATCTGTCTGCATGGCGACACGCCCGGCGCGGCAGCGCGTGCGGCACTGCTGCGCCGCGGTCTGGAAGCGGCCGGCATCGAGGTCGTGCCGCTGACGCGGCTGCTCGGCTAG
- a CDS encoding ATP-binding protein, with protein sequence MSIRSQLLLAVIGLLLLSLIGSSSLFMLNTRAAEGQLQDQQLARDLERSRTALLSRAADLLQAAGLLAVDPELGRALNADAQGDAAQVLAIDRRALPVRERFRIDQLLVITAGGQVRANITSRAEYNSLSFVLRQRLRGATDGVYVLAATRPALLAAVRHRADGSLVIAAVSLPDELIRLRQSLELPAQLSLLDAQGHSLAATWNGAAPIERQRDLTLTLGQEPVTLRASLTDQRVSAIIAAGRRAMALHSLITLTLLVWLSMRFSRTITQPLMRLTAMADALAAGDWSRRTNFTGADEIARLGRAFDSAAQTITTLLEQRAQEAAQRQAILHSIADGVVAVDRQEQIVLANPMALRLLGPALCAPDRWQPEPPADLGYEQLRDAVRSVLAAQQPQAEQRCVLFGCDVRFSCAPIRDERGAISGAVVVLQDISEQVAVERAKTMFIATASHELRTPLTGLKGCVDLLFLGGLDNLSAEQRRALEVVRRQTQVLTGLVNDLLEIARLEQGHASVEQQLVDPTETLQAVSALFAPQAQQAGLRFVVELEPDLPLLWIDPTHLHRILANLISNAIKYTPAGGQVRLHAYRDAQGNLRCDVADSGVGIAPEDQKRIFVRFFRSDNPLLVQAGGTGLGLAITRSLVELHGGQIDFQSVVGQGSCFWVVLPPAETLPTIALACKETCDVAT encoded by the coding sequence TTGAGCATCCGCAGCCAACTGCTGCTGGCGGTCATCGGGTTGCTGCTGCTGTCGCTGATCGGTAGCAGCAGCCTGTTTATGCTGAACACGCGCGCCGCCGAGGGACAGCTCCAGGATCAGCAACTCGCGCGCGACCTGGAGCGCAGTCGCACGGCGCTGCTCAGTCGCGCCGCCGATCTGCTCCAGGCCGCCGGGCTGTTGGCCGTTGACCCGGAGCTTGGCCGCGCGCTCAACGCCGACGCGCAGGGCGATGCAGCGCAGGTGCTGGCGATCGATCGCCGCGCCCTGCCCGTGCGCGAGCGCTTCCGTATCGACCAGTTGCTGGTGATCACCGCCGGCGGTCAGGTACGCGCCAACATCACCAGCCGCGCCGAGTACAACTCGCTGTCGTTCGTGCTCCGACAGCGCCTGCGCGGCGCCACCGATGGCGTGTATGTGCTGGCGGCGACCCGGCCTGCACTGCTAGCCGCGGTGCGCCACCGCGCCGATGGCAGCCTGGTGATCGCCGCTGTCAGCCTGCCGGATGAGCTGATCCGGCTGCGGCAAAGCCTTGAGCTGCCGGCCCAACTTTCGCTGCTTGATGCCCAGGGACATTCCCTGGCCGCGACCTGGAACGGCGCAGCGCCGATCGAACGGCAGCGCGACCTGACGCTCACACTCGGTCAGGAGCCGGTGACGTTGCGCGCTAGCCTGACCGACCAGCGCGTGAGCGCGATCATTGCGGCAGGTCGCCGCGCTATGGCGCTGCATAGCCTGATCACCCTGACGCTGCTGGTCTGGCTCAGCATGCGCTTTTCACGGACGATTACCCAACCGCTGATGCGCCTGACCGCCATGGCCGACGCGCTGGCTGCTGGCGATTGGAGCCGGCGCACCAACTTCACCGGCGCCGACGAGATCGCGCGCCTTGGCCGCGCCTTCGACAGCGCGGCTCAGACCATCACCACGCTGCTCGAACAACGTGCGCAGGAGGCTGCGCAGCGCCAGGCGATCCTGCATAGCATCGCCGATGGCGTGGTCGCTGTGGATCGCCAGGAGCAGATTGTGCTGGCCAACCCCATGGCGCTGCGCCTGCTGGGACCAGCGCTGTGCGCACCGGATCGCTGGCAGCCAGAACCGCCCGCCGATCTGGGCTACGAACAACTGCGTGATGCTGTGCGCAGCGTGTTGGCGGCGCAGCAGCCGCAGGCCGAGCAGCGCTGCGTGCTGTTCGGCTGCGATGTGCGCTTCAGTTGCGCACCGATCCGCGATGAGCGCGGCGCGATCAGCGGCGCGGTAGTGGTGCTCCAGGACATCAGCGAGCAGGTCGCGGTCGAGCGCGCCAAAACCATGTTTATCGCCACCGCCTCGCACGAGCTGCGCACACCGCTGACCGGCCTCAAAGGCTGCGTGGATCTGCTCTTTCTGGGCGGCCTCGATAATCTGAGCGCCGAGCAGCGCCGGGCGCTGGAGGTCGTTCGCCGTCAGACACAGGTGCTGACCGGCCTGGTCAACGATCTGCTGGAGATCGCTCGGCTTGAGCAGGGCCACGCGTCTGTCGAGCAGCAGTTGGTCGATCCCACCGAGACGCTGCAGGCCGTGAGTGCGCTCTTTGCACCACAGGCGCAGCAGGCCGGCCTGCGCTTTGTAGTGGAGCTGGAGCCGGATCTGCCGCTGTTGTGGATTGATCCGACGCATCTGCACCGCATCCTGGCCAATCTGATCTCCAACGCGATCAAGTACACGCCCGCCGGCGGCCAGGTGCGCCTGCATGCCTACCGCGACGCGCAGGGCAACCTGCGTTGCGACGTCGCCGATAGCGGTGTCGGTATTGCTCCCGAAGATCAAAAACGGATCTTTGTGCGCTTCTTCCGCTCCGACAATCCGCTCTTGGTGCAAGCCGGCGGCACCGGGCTGGGCCTGGCCATCACGCGCAGCCTGGTGGAGCTGCACGGTGGACAGATCGACTTCCAGAGTGTTGTGGGGCAGGGCTCCTGTTTCTGGGTGGTGTTGCCGCCGGCGGAAACGCTGCCCACGATCGCCCTGGCATGCAAGGAGACCTGCGATGTGGCGACTTAA
- a CDS encoding phosphate ABC transporter substrate-binding protein encodes MASAPADVTPAPEVRITLAGSTTVQPLVEALAARYRQLHPNITMDIAAGGSVVGINAVHEGRVDIGMASRPLKADEAQGISAVPIASDVLAIIVHPANPVPALSREQLRQIYLGQITNWREVGGDDRPIVPVVREVSSGTRGAFDSLVLDEAQPTASADVQVTAGEVEARVAGDLAAIGYVGFGNLASDVRVLPIDGALPSPTSVHTRQYPLVRPLLLLLGPLSRPEAHAFVEFAVSQAGQTIVARAGWIPNPAPVAVPTPAN; translated from the coding sequence GTGGCTTCCGCGCCCGCCGACGTGACGCCCGCCCCAGAGGTGCGCATCACCCTGGCCGGCAGCACCACCGTCCAGCCGCTGGTCGAGGCCCTAGCGGCGCGCTACCGCCAGCTCCATCCCAACATCACCATGGATATCGCCGCGGGCGGCTCGGTGGTCGGCATCAACGCAGTACACGAGGGCCGCGTCGATATCGGCATGGCTTCGCGTCCGCTCAAAGCCGACGAAGCGCAGGGCATCAGCGCGGTGCCGATCGCCAGTGATGTGCTGGCGATCATCGTCCATCCCGCTAATCCGGTACCCGCGCTATCGCGCGAGCAGCTGCGTCAGATCTACCTGGGCCAGATCACCAACTGGCGCGAGGTTGGCGGCGACGACCGTCCGATCGTGCCGGTGGTGCGCGAGGTCAGCTCAGGCACGCGCGGCGCGTTCGATAGCCTGGTGCTGGACGAGGCGCAGCCCACCGCCAGCGCGGATGTGCAGGTGACCGCCGGCGAAGTCGAGGCGCGCGTGGCGGGCGACCTCGCCGCGATCGGCTACGTCGGCTTCGGCAACTTGGCCAGCGATGTGCGCGTGCTGCCGATCGATGGCGCGCTGCCCTCGCCGACCAGTGTCCACACCAGGCAGTATCCGCTGGTGCGTCCCCTGCTGTTGTTGCTTGGCCCGCTGAGCCGCCCCGAAGCGCACGCCTTCGTCGAGTTCGCCGTGAGCCAGGCGGGACAGACTATCGTCGCACGCGCCGGCTGGATCCCCAATCCCGCACCGGTGGCTGTCCCCACGCCGGCCAATTGA
- a CDS encoding endo-1,4-beta-xylanase, giving the protein MAMWMRLGLILLLAACVVAPATRPQPPAHAAESTVIVRSDFEDGTTQGWGPRGSGVSVTAVTEASHAGNYSLKTTGRSANWHGPSLNLLGRLQPGVIYEIEGYVRLVTGQPASTLKLTMQRTPSGGETQYDQIAVADGVSDSAWTRLSGSYTFSGDVSELQLYLESSDPTSQYYLDDLTISQLSDGDGTPAPGVSSDFEDGTTQGWGPRIGREQVTVTTADRHSGSYSLLTTGRQQSYDGPSLNILGRMTRGARYHVSVWVKLAPGEPDSLIRVSIERRYQGSTNYDTVVGNTPVTANAWVQLQANYTLTTQVDALSIYVESASGTPSFYIDDFALSYVPPQPLPPIQTDIPSVYQTLADYFPIGAAIEPFQLDSQRHVQLLTRHFNAIVAENVMKPGPLQPSEGQFNWGPADRLVQFAQERGMQMRGHTLVWHNQNPGWLFQDTNGQPLQPTPEHKALLLQRLEQHIRAVMGRYAGFIRDWDVVNEVVDPNQPDCMRRSQWYTITGLDYIKTAFRVAREVAPNARLYINDYSTTDPRKRECIYDLVRQLKAQGVPIDGVGHQMHINIASPSGAEIEQTIQRFADLGLDNQITELDMSLYTNDSDRYTTIPEELLIRQGYRYKEVFAAFKHQHEHISSVTFWGIADDHTWLKSFPIERLDLPLLFDEQQQAKPAYWGVVDPSRLPVLIQRGEVPQGTPTIDGQTELLWEMLPATEVRAESSLGVRFRLLWDETSLYVLAEVQDATPDREDRVELFLDEDNAKSTSYQSDDRHLLIRRDVCAWPEARYRSLLPVLLHGAPMQSNASPPAPAAAQPQSCENARVVPTPTGYRVEVVIPLSGAATLGQQLGFDLRVTDASRADAPLSWSDTTHAQDQDTSKWGVLTLAPAIKLARALPGTPTIDAQIDALWADAPPITTATWVQGSSGATATVRLLWDDRHLYVLAEVSDGLLSKASANPWEQDSVEIFVDQNNAKTSSYQADDGQYRVNYDNEQSFGGAASAEKLTSATRLIPGGYVVEAAIALDAIAPRAGLLLGFDVQVNDDANGDGARDGVVTWNDRSGQAYRDASRFGVVELVAR; this is encoded by the coding sequence ATGGCGATGTGGATGCGATTGGGATTGATCCTGCTGCTGGCTGCTTGTGTTGTGGCACCAGCAACCCGACCGCAGCCGCCGGCGCATGCTGCCGAGAGCACGGTGATCGTGCGCAGCGACTTCGAGGACGGCACGACCCAGGGCTGGGGGCCGCGCGGTAGCGGCGTGAGCGTCACCGCGGTGACGGAGGCGAGCCACGCCGGCAACTACAGCCTCAAAACCACCGGTCGGAGCGCCAACTGGCACGGGCCAAGCCTCAACCTGCTAGGACGCTTGCAACCAGGCGTGATCTACGAGATCGAGGGCTATGTGCGTCTGGTGACGGGTCAGCCCGCCAGCACGTTGAAGCTGACCATGCAGCGCACGCCCAGCGGCGGCGAGACGCAGTACGATCAGATCGCCGTTGCTGATGGCGTCAGCGATAGCGCCTGGACGCGTCTGTCCGGAAGCTATACCTTCTCCGGCGATGTTAGTGAGCTGCAACTCTACCTCGAAAGCTCCGACCCGACCAGCCAGTACTACCTGGATGATCTGACCATCAGCCAGCTTTCCGATGGTGATGGTACGCCTGCGCCGGGCGTCAGCAGCGACTTCGAGGACGGCACAACCCAGGGCTGGGGGCCGCGCATCGGACGCGAGCAGGTCACCGTCACCACGGCCGACCGCCACAGTGGTAGCTACAGCCTGCTGACTACCGGGCGCCAACAGTCTTACGATGGGCCAAGCCTCAACATCCTGGGGCGTATGACGCGCGGCGCGCGCTACCACGTCTCGGTGTGGGTCAAACTGGCGCCGGGCGAGCCCGACAGCCTCATCCGTGTGAGTATTGAGCGCCGCTACCAGGGCTCGACCAACTACGACACCGTGGTCGGCAACACGCCGGTGACCGCCAACGCCTGGGTCCAGTTGCAGGCTAACTACACGCTAACCACCCAGGTAGACGCGCTCTCGATCTACGTCGAGTCGGCCAGCGGCACGCCCTCGTTCTACATCGACGACTTCGCGCTGAGCTATGTGCCGCCGCAGCCCTTGCCGCCAATCCAGACCGATATTCCTTCGGTGTATCAAACCCTAGCCGACTATTTCCCGATCGGCGCGGCGATCGAGCCCTTCCAGCTCGACTCGCAGCGGCACGTGCAGTTGTTGACGCGCCATTTCAACGCCATCGTCGCCGAGAACGTGATGAAGCCAGGCCCGTTGCAGCCCTCCGAGGGCCAGTTCAACTGGGGACCTGCCGACCGCCTGGTGCAGTTCGCGCAGGAGCGCGGCATGCAGATGCGCGGCCACACCCTGGTCTGGCACAACCAGAACCCTGGCTGGCTCTTCCAGGATACCAATGGCCAACCGCTCCAGCCGACGCCGGAGCACAAGGCCCTGCTGTTGCAGCGCCTGGAGCAGCATATCCGCGCGGTCATGGGCCGCTACGCCGGCTTCATCCGCGATTGGGACGTGGTCAACGAGGTGGTCGATCCCAACCAGCCCGACTGCATGCGCCGCAGCCAGTGGTACACGATCACCGGCCTCGACTATATCAAGACAGCGTTTCGCGTGGCGCGCGAGGTTGCGCCCAACGCCCGCCTGTACATCAACGACTACAGCACCACCGATCCGCGCAAGCGTGAGTGCATCTACGACCTGGTGCGCCAGCTGAAAGCCCAGGGTGTGCCGATCGACGGCGTCGGCCACCAGATGCACATCAACATCGCCAGCCCGTCGGGCGCGGAGATCGAGCAGACCATCCAGCGCTTCGCCGATCTGGGCCTCGACAACCAGATCACCGAGCTGGATATGAGCCTGTACACCAACGACAGCGATCGCTATACCACCATCCCCGAAGAGCTGCTGATCCGCCAGGGCTACCGCTACAAGGAGGTCTTCGCCGCCTTCAAGCACCAGCACGAGCATATCAGCTCGGTGACCTTCTGGGGCATCGCCGACGATCATACCTGGCTGAAGAGCTTCCCGATCGAGCGTCTGGATCTGCCGCTGCTCTTCGACGAGCAGCAACAGGCCAAGCCGGCCTACTGGGGCGTGGTCGATCCATCGCGGCTGCCGGTGCTGATTCAGCGCGGCGAGGTGCCGCAGGGCACGCCGACGATCGACGGCCAGACGGAGCTGCTCTGGGAGATGCTGCCGGCGACCGAGGTGCGCGCGGAGAGCAGCCTGGGCGTGCGCTTTCGGCTGCTCTGGGACGAGACCAGCCTGTATGTGCTGGCCGAGGTGCAGGATGCCACGCCTGACCGTGAGGATCGCGTCGAGCTGTTCCTGGACGAGGACAACGCCAAAAGCACAAGCTACCAGAGCGACGATCGCCATCTGCTGATCCGGCGTGACGTCTGCGCCTGGCCCGAAGCGCGCTACCGCTCCCTGCTGCCGGTCCTGCTGCACGGCGCGCCGATGCAGAGCAACGCCTCTCCGCCGGCGCCGGCTGCCGCGCAGCCGCAGTCCTGTGAGAACGCGCGCGTGGTACCGACCCCAACCGGTTATCGCGTCGAGGTGGTTATCCCCCTGTCCGGCGCGGCGACGCTGGGGCAGCAGCTCGGCTTCGATCTGCGCGTTACCGACGCCAGCCGCGCTGACGCGCCGCTCTCCTGGAGCGACACTACCCATGCCCAGGACCAGGATACCTCCAAATGGGGCGTGCTGACCCTGGCGCCGGCCATCAAACTTGCGCGCGCGCTGCCGGGCACACCGACGATTGACGCGCAGATCGATGCGCTGTGGGCTGACGCGCCGCCGATCACGACAGCGACTTGGGTGCAGGGCAGCAGTGGCGCGACGGCCACCGTGCGCCTCCTGTGGGACGATAGGCACCTCTATGTCCTGGCCGAGGTCAGCGATGGGCTGCTGAGCAAGGCCAGCGCCAATCCCTGGGAGCAGGACTCGGTCGAGATCTTTGTCGATCAGAACAATGCCAAGACGAGCAGCTACCAGGCGGATGATGGCCAGTACCGCGTCAACTACGACAACGAGCAGAGCTTCGGTGGCGCGGCCTCGGCCGAGAAGCTGACGAGCGCCACGCGCCTGATCCCCGGTGGGTATGTGGTCGAAGCCGCGATCGCGCTGGACGCGATCGCGCCACGTGCCGGTCTGTTGCTTGGCTTTGACGTGCAGGTCAACGACGACGCCAACGGCGACGGCGCGCGCGACGGCGTCGTGACGTGGAACGATCGCAGCGGTCAGGCCTACCGCGATGCTTCGCGCTTCGGGGTTGTGGAGCTGGTGGCGCGCTGA